A region from the Candidatus Binatia bacterium genome encodes:
- a CDS encoding TonB-dependent receptor produces the protein MRSTALIVAITLLTVVPQVGAQPPPGPSGYVENIEEAGAVGGVTGETDAQQAQAEAIQESGSARGISRSQAGVIEEIVVQARKRAELLEDTPVSVTALSENTLRQAGVTRLDDIQTLVPNLKFQAGTEGMSANIVIRGVGTPQSAAIAFDPGVGIYIDGVFLPRTIGTLVDVVNIEQIEVLRGPQGTLFGKNTVGGAINITTVKPKDEIEGFALVRPSNFGGLFTQAMVNLPIVPGTVLGRFAMSSTNSAGYNTNTFQDVKYSNRNSLTFLGTIRLLPVEDLVIDLSGTWSRDHNAGRGGDCVYVQDTALGGLVPGLKKACEATRPFENSSNIAQIADVESYGMWGTATYDVGDVGPAENVVVKSITSWRQQIPRLRVDVDQTSANALWRSSVGGDNPSDGTPGFQQQISTELQINADAWDDRLHFVSGYFAFWEKGLDSQVLAVVPTSLVVENIRTIDNWNWALYTQATIDATDWLSITGGVRYTEEKKGLAAKNLTPGATVPTVDISDSVIFSAWTPMASVAAFAPDSWLDAANLDHLMTYFTYSRGFRGGGFNGVINPILESLEQFQPEFLNSFEIGFKTVGLEQRATLNVSLFYGNYTDIQVTTQREAGDIDGDGIIDIDQVTENAAKATQKGAEIEILTLPFDGLQINGSVGLLYTEYDEFLSFSAVTGNPLSRAGESFNNAPKLQSHIAAQYSFAVPIEGPMGGWLTPRLEWFYQTEFHALGPELAPANQRGYNLLHARLSYEFMDDRAQVALWGKNLLDVAYTDIVSPVASSFGYAVRYYEAPRTYGVEIAYSF, from the coding sequence GCGGGTGCGGTGGGCGGAGTCACCGGAGAAACCGACGCCCAGCAAGCGCAGGCAGAGGCCATTCAAGAGTCCGGCTCGGCCCGCGGGATTTCGCGCAGCCAGGCCGGAGTCATCGAAGAGATCGTCGTGCAGGCGCGAAAACGTGCCGAGTTGCTCGAGGACACGCCCGTCTCGGTCACCGCACTCAGCGAGAACACCCTGCGGCAGGCGGGCGTCACTCGACTCGACGACATCCAGACTCTGGTCCCGAATCTAAAATTCCAAGCCGGTACGGAGGGGATGTCCGCGAACATCGTGATTCGCGGCGTGGGCACGCCCCAGTCGGCTGCGATCGCCTTCGATCCCGGGGTCGGGATCTACATCGACGGCGTCTTCCTACCCCGGACGATCGGCACCCTCGTCGATGTCGTCAACATCGAGCAGATCGAGGTACTCCGTGGCCCCCAGGGAACTTTGTTCGGCAAGAATACCGTCGGCGGGGCGATCAACATCACGACCGTGAAGCCGAAGGACGAGATCGAGGGATTCGCGCTCGTGCGTCCCAGCAACTTCGGTGGGCTGTTCACCCAAGCGATGGTCAACCTGCCGATCGTGCCCGGCACGGTCCTCGGCCGCTTTGCAATGTCGTCCACGAACAGCGCCGGATACAACACGAACACCTTCCAGGACGTGAAGTACAGCAACCGGAACTCGCTGACCTTCCTTGGAACGATCCGACTCCTGCCCGTCGAGGATCTGGTGATCGATCTCTCCGGCACGTGGTCGCGCGACCACAACGCCGGGCGCGGCGGCGACTGCGTCTACGTACAGGACACCGCTCTCGGAGGGCTCGTCCCCGGGCTGAAGAAGGCCTGCGAAGCGACTCGGCCCTTCGAGAATTCCTCGAACATTGCCCAGATCGCCGACGTAGAGAGCTACGGCATGTGGGGCACCGCCACCTACGATGTCGGCGACGTGGGACCGGCCGAGAACGTCGTCGTAAAGTCCATCACGTCTTGGCGCCAGCAGATCCCGCGGCTTCGCGTCGACGTCGATCAGACCAGCGCGAACGCCTTGTGGCGTTCGAGCGTCGGTGGCGACAACCCGAGCGACGGCACGCCTGGGTTCCAGCAGCAGATCAGCACCGAACTACAGATCAACGCCGACGCCTGGGACGATCGCCTCCACTTCGTGAGCGGCTACTTCGCCTTCTGGGAGAAGGGTCTCGATTCCCAGGTCCTCGCGGTCGTCCCAACGAGTCTCGTCGTCGAGAACATTCGCACCATCGACAACTGGAACTGGGCGCTCTACACGCAGGCAACCATCGACGCAACGGACTGGCTCAGCATCACGGGCGGGGTGCGGTATACCGAGGAAAAGAAGGGCCTGGCCGCCAAGAACCTAACGCCGGGAGCGACCGTTCCCACCGTCGACATCTCCGACTCCGTGATTTTCTCTGCGTGGACACCGATGGCCAGCGTGGCGGCGTTCGCACCCGACTCCTGGCTCGACGCCGCGAATCTCGATCACCTGATGACGTACTTCACGTACTCCCGCGGGTTTCGGGGCGGCGGCTTCAACGGGGTGATCAACCCGATCCTCGAATCGCTGGAGCAGTTCCAACCGGAATTCTTGAACTCGTTTGAGATCGGCTTCAAGACCGTCGGACTCGAGCAGCGCGCAACCCTGAACGTCTCTCTCTTCTACGGAAACTACACCGACATTCAGGTGACCACGCAGCGCGAAGCGGGCGATATCGACGGCGACGGCATCATCGACATCGACCAGGTCACCGAGAATGCGGCCAAGGCAACCCAGAAGGGCGCGGAGATCGAGATCCTGACCCTGCCGTTCGACGGTCTGCAGATCAACGGATCGGTCGGACTGCTCTACACCGAGTACGATGAGTTCCTGTCGTTCAGCGCCGTCACCGGAAACCCGCTCTCACGGGCGGGAGAGTCGTTCAACAACGCGCCGAAGCTTCAATCCCACATCGCCGCACAGTACTCGTTCGCCGTCCCTATCGAGGGCCCGATGGGCGGTTGGCTCACCCCGCGACTCGAGTGGTTCTACCAGACTGAATTCCACGCACTCGGCCCCGAACTCGCCCCCGCGAACCAGCGCGGCTACAACCTACTGCATGCGCGGCTCTCGTATGAGTTCATGGACGATCGAGCGCAGGTAGCGCTGTGGGGCAAGAACCTCCTCGACGTCGCCTACACGGACATCGTATCTCCTGTCGCTAGCAGCTTCGGATACGCCGTTCGGTACTACGAAGCCCCACGCACCTATGGAGTGGAGATCGCATACTCGTTCTGA
- a CDS encoding VOC family protein, whose translation MNIKAVFHLAVNCTDFTRSRAFYEALGFQVVWEVPEEGTDEIAAACGLTEYKIRGALMALPGESTLIDLLEWQAPRDHTPPYPDIARLGIARIALHSTDLEADMAELKKMDVEFIGPPATVAALGAAGTRFVCFKDPDGTILELVEVLEG comes from the coding sequence ATGAACATCAAAGCCGTCTTTCATCTGGCCGTGAATTGTACGGACTTCACCCGGTCCCGCGCGTTCTACGAGGCGCTCGGCTTCCAGGTCGTCTGGGAGGTCCCCGAGGAGGGCACGGACGAGATCGCGGCCGCCTGCGGCCTCACCGAGTACAAGATCCGCGGCGCGCTCATGGCGCTCCCGGGCGAATCGACGCTCATCGACCTGCTCGAGTGGCAGGCGCCGCGCGACCACACGCCGCCGTATCCGGACATCGCACGGCTCGGGATCGCGCGAATTGCGCTCCACTCCACGGATCTCGAAGCGGATATGGCGGAGCTGAAGAAGATGGACGTCGAGTTCATCGGCCCGCCCGCAACGGTCGCCGCGCTCGGAGCCGCGGGGACGCGTTTCGTCTGTTTCAAGGACCCTGACGGGACGATCCTGGAGCTCGTGGAAGTGCTGGAGGGCTAG
- a CDS encoding MBL fold metallo-hydrolase: MADLLRWQVGDVRITRVQEFEAPGIGFLLPDATRENLAQIDWLTPYLDARGEAVGSVHSLILEVGERRIVVDTCVGNDKARLPFKMWHMRQGPFLADFEAAGFPLDQIDTVVCTHLHTDHVGWNTRLDGDRWVPTFTNARTLMTRREWEHWSKTDIDQMQVTVGDSLQPLFDADLVDLVDMEHEVAEGIRFEPTPGHSPGHVSVRIHSRGEDAVITGDLVHHPVQFARPKWKNAADSDPTLAETTRLDFMARYADTPTLVIGTHFSGATAGRLVRDGDVCRLDDGAA; the protein is encoded by the coding sequence AATCACGCGCGTCCAGGAGTTCGAGGCACCGGGGATCGGATTTCTGCTTCCGGATGCGACCCGTGAGAATCTCGCGCAGATCGACTGGCTCACGCCGTATCTCGATGCGCGTGGTGAGGCGGTGGGGAGCGTTCATTCCCTGATTCTCGAAGTCGGGGAGCGTCGCATCGTCGTCGACACGTGTGTCGGCAACGACAAGGCGCGCCTGCCGTTCAAGATGTGGCACATGCGCCAAGGGCCGTTCCTCGCGGACTTCGAAGCCGCCGGCTTTCCGCTGGACCAGATCGACACGGTGGTTTGCACGCATCTCCACACCGACCACGTCGGCTGGAACACGCGCCTCGACGGCGATCGGTGGGTGCCGACGTTCACGAACGCGCGGACTCTCATGACGCGCCGGGAATGGGAGCATTGGTCGAAGACCGACATCGACCAGATGCAGGTGACGGTCGGGGATTCCTTGCAGCCGCTGTTCGACGCCGATCTCGTCGACCTGGTCGACATGGAGCACGAGGTCGCCGAGGGCATCCGGTTCGAGCCAACGCCCGGACACAGCCCCGGTCACGTGTCGGTGCGGATCCACTCGCGCGGCGAAGATGCCGTCATCACGGGCGATCTCGTCCACCATCCGGTCCAGTTCGCGCGGCCGAAGTGGAAGAACGCGGCGGACAGCGATCCCACGCTTGCCGAGACGACCCGCCTCGACTTCATGGCACGGTACGCGGATACGCCGACGCTCGTGATCGGAACTCACTTTTCGGGCGCCACGGCGGGACGGCTCGTTCGCGACGGGGACGTCTGCCGGCTCGACGACGGTGCTGCCTGA